TGCCCCCGGGCGTGAAGGCGAGGCCCCACACCTGGCTGAGCGTCAGCCCGTCGTTGGGCGCGCCCGTGGCCTGCCACGAGTTGCGGGTGAACGCGGTCCACGGGATCGTGATCTCCCTCCACGTCGTCTGGTTGTCGGTGAAGCCCCAGATGAACGTTTCGGACGCGCCGGTGATCGGGTCCGGGCCGCGGTTGTCCTGCAGCTCCACCTGGATCCAGTTGCCGGTGCCGCTCCCCTTGAAGCGGAAGCGGATGCCGGCGTGGTACCTCCAGTCCTGCGACGTGGTGTACTCGCGGATCAGCCCGCCGTACGACGAGATGGCGTAGTCCAGCTTGACCGCGTACCGGCTGCTGCGCCCCCCCGGAGCCACCACCGTCGCCGTCGCGGTGGAGCCGGTGCCCGCGTATCCCCTCCACCCCGTCATCTGCCCCGATTCGAACGACTCGACCAGGGTGTAGAAGGGGTGTGGCATGTTTCCGGTCGCCAGCAACAGCCCCAGGAGCCGCAGGTGGTCTGGGAAGTAGCCTACGTCCCAGCTCGGCACGTCGGCCGCGTCGGTGTAGAACGCCTCTACGAACGTGCGGTTCGGCGACACGATGGAGCCCGCCGCCGCCATCGCGTTGAAGGTGTCGCTGTGCCAGGTGGGGTTGACCTCGGCACCCTCCAGCGTGTACTCGTCGCGGATGCCGCTGACGCCGCCCTTTTCCGTCCACAGCGCGTTCATGCGGTCGAGGCGCGCACGCGCGTCGGGATCGCAGTTCCACACCGCGTCCTTGGCCATGCGCCAGGGCACCCGCACGGCATCGTAGCCATACCGGTGGTCCTGCGCGGAGTCGCGGTGGACGGCGGTGTCGCCGGAAACGGTTGACCAGTCCGGGAGTAGACGCCGCCCGGCCTTGAACGTTTCGATGTTGTTGAGCACCACGTGCGAGCGAGCCGCCACGTCGTTCCAGCGGGAGTTCCCGGTGTAGATGGCGAACGCCTTGTAGTATGCCGGATCGAAGTACGAGGGGTTCACGTCGTCGTTGGTGGCCCACGGGCCGGCGTTGATCGTGTTGTCCGCCTCTACGCCGTAGGTGAGGAGCGCGTTGATCAGCGCGGTCGCGTCGGTCTTGTAGCCGCCCCACCGGAAGTCCGCCACCAGGAGCGCGAAGGCGATGTCCTCGTCGCCGTCCGTGGCGAAGTCGCCCGCGCCCGGGACGGTTCCGTTGGACAGGATCTCCCAGGGCATCAGCGTATGGCCGCGCGCGGGGTTGGAGTAGCTCTTGGCGTATGCCCAGAGCCCGTCGAACACCGGCTTGTCGCCGAAGTAGGCGGCCAGGAGCATCCCGTACCCCTGCCCTTCGGAGAACGTCCTGGAGGTGTCGGCGTTCATCGTCGCCAGCACGCGCTTTCCGGCGCCGGCCGTCCTCACGTACTTCGTCTTCCAGTCGGCGTACAGCTCGTCCAGCCGCTGGTTGGCCGTGGCCTGGTTGGGCGCGATGCTGCGGTGGCAGGTGTACGCGTAGTTGGAGCTGGCGCCGCTGGCCAGCAGGCGCGGCGCCGCGGGGGGCCCGCCGCGCATGGCCGGCCCCATGAGCTCGCCGTCCTGGCAAGCGGAGAGGGCGGCCACCAGCGCCAGCGCGGCAGGGACGATGTGACGGTAGTGCATGCAACACCTCACGTGGTTGAGCCGCGCGGGTGCGTGCACCATGGAGGCACTCAAATGCGGCTGGTGCCCGCGACGGGGGGCAAGACACATGCCCCGCGGGCACCGCTTTCCGCCTTTGTTTGTAACGGCTTATGTTTACACCGGCGGCCCCGGCAGCGGGGGCCTGACCGCGGTGACGACGACCTGCCGCACGCCGTGGCCCTCCACTTCCGTGACTTCGAAGCAGACGCCGTCGTACTCCACGGTGTCGCCTACGAGGGGGGGGCGCTCCAATTCGGCCAGCACCAAGCCACTTACGGTGTCCACTTCCTCGTGCTCCAGCACCACGCCCAGGAAGTCGCCCACCTCGTCCAGCCGCACGGTGCCCTGGGCCACCACGCGGCCCTCCTCGTCGCGAAAGACCTCGGGGCGGGTGTGCAGCCCCTCCTCGATCTCGCCCACCACCTCTTCGAAGAGGTCCTCGATGGTCACGATCCCCGCGGTGCCGCCGTGCTCATCCATGACGACGGCCAGCTGGGTGCGCGCGGTGCGCATGGCGTGGAGGACGGTGTCGATGTCGGCGGTCTCGGGGACGTAGGGGACGGGGCGGGCATCGTTGGCGTGCACGGCGCGCCCCTGGCGGAGGCGGTGGAAGAGATCCTTGATGTGCACCATCCCCACGATGTTGTCCAGGCTTTCCGCGTAGATGGGGTAGCGCGTGTGCGGCGTGCTCCGCACGATGCGGGTCACCTGCTCGAAGCTGGCGCCCACGGGAAGGCCCGTGATCCGCACGCGCGGCACCATCACCTCGCCCGCCGTCAGGTCGCCCAGCTCCAGCAGCTCCTGCACCACGTTGGCGGTGTCGCGGCGCAGCATCCCCCCCGCCTCGCTCTCGCGGATGATGTACTGCAGCTCCTCCGGCGTCCTCACCTGCTCGGGCTGCAGCCCCGCGCGGTTGATGCCGAAGCGGCGCAGCAGCGCGTTGCCCAGGAACGACAGGACGATGATGAGGAGGAGGGTGATCCGCTGCACCAGCAGGAGCACCGGCGTCACCCAGAGCACCGTGCGCTCCGAGCGCTGCAGGGCGATCGACTTGGGGATCATCTCCCCCAGCACGATGTGCAGGTAGGTGAGGATGATGACGGCCAGCACGCTCGCCAGCGAGTGCGCGGGAAGCCAGCGCCACTCCCCCGCCCCGGCCGAGTGCAGCCCCCGGCCGATCCACTCCGCCAGCTTGTGCTCGCCGTACATGCCCAGCCCCAGCGACGCCACGGTGATGCCGAGCTGCGCGGTGGCGATGAAGCGGTCGCGGCGGCGGTTGTCGCGCAGGATGCCGAGCACCGTGCGCGCCACGCGGTCGCCGGCGGCGGCGCGGCGCTCGATGGCCACGCGCGGCACCCCCACGATGGCGAACTCCGCCGCCACGAAGAGCCCGTTGGCCACCACCAGCGCCAGCACGATGGCGACGGTCAGCAGCTCACCCATCGGCGTCCTCGTCGTGCGGCCTCAACGGGACGAGCGGGGTGGCGACCACCCAGGTGACGGCGTGGTGCTCCACCGCCTCCACCTCCAGTGCCACCCCGTCGATCGTCACCTGCGCCCCCGGGTCCGGCACGCGGCCCAGCTCCTCCGTCACGCGCCCGCCCAGCGTGTCCGACTCGCCTTCCAGCAGCACGCCGATCCAGGGCTCCACCTCGTCCAGCCGCAGGTAGCCGGGAAGGCGCACGCGGCCGTCGGAGAGCACCTCCGGGCCGGGGTCCTCGCCCTTGAACTCGTCCGCGATCCCGCCCATCACCTCGGTGAGCACGTCGTCCAGCGTCACCAGCCCGCTCACGCCGCCGAACTCGTCCAGCACCAGCGCCTGGTGGCTGCGCCCCTCGCGCATGCGGGCCAGCAGCGCCTCGGCCGTCACGTTCTCCGGCACCGAGAGGATGGGGCGCACCAGCGGCGCCAGCGAGGCGAGCGGCGTGGGATCGAGCCGGCGCACGAAGAGGTCGCGCGTGTGCAGGAGCCCCACGAAGTGGTCGATGTCGCCGCGGTAGACGGGGAGGCGGGTGTAGGGCGAGGCGCCCATGATCTTCATCGCCTCCTCCACCGGCGTGTCCAGGTCCACCGCCGCGATCTCCTGCCGCGGGACCATCAGGTGCCTCGCGGGGCGGATGCCCAGCTGCAGCGCGCGCCGCAGCCGCCGGTGCTCGTCCGGCTCCAGCAGCCCGCCGTCGCGGCTCTCGGCGATCAGCAGGTCGATCTCCTCGGGCGAGTGGATGTGGCCGTGCCCCACCGCCTCCAGCCCCACGCGGCGCAGCACGAACGCGGCGCTGGCGTTGAGGATGTTGAGGAAGAAGGAGAACGCGCGCAGCGACCAGGTCATCGGCAGCACGGTGAAGCGCGCCACCTCGGTGGGCCTGGCGAGTGCGAGGTACTTGGGCACCAGCTCGCTCAGCACCATCTGCGCGGAGGTCAGCACCACCAGCACCACGATGGTGGCGGCCGATATGGAGCCGGCCCTCCCGAACCATCCCCACCCCTCGAAGATGGGCGCCAGCCGCACCGCGATGGTGGCCTGCGCGAAGGCGCCCACCAGCAGGCTGGTGAGGGTGATCCCCATCTGGCTGGCCGAGATGTACCGGTCCAGCTTGACCGGGTCTTCCAGGATGGGAAGCAGGCGCACGGAAAGGGCGTCGCCGTCCTCGGCGCTCTGCCGGATGCGGCCCTTGCGCACCGAGACCGCCGCGAACTCCGCGGCCACGTAGAAGGCGGTGAGGACGACGAGGATGCAGATGACGAAGAAAGGCCCCAGCATCGCTCCTCAGCGGGGAGAGTGGGGTCGCAACCCGCGGTACGCGGCCGCAGACGTTCGCAAGTCAAGCAGGGGCTTGGGGAGGCGGGCGCACCGGCGCATCCGCACGCTACGGGGTGGGCGCGCCGCACGCAAGACGTGTGGCGCGCCCAGGCATCCGCGCCCCTGCACGCACGGAACATTCCGCGCGCCTTGCGGAGGCCCGGCTTCCGGGGCCACTTTTGTCGCCATCCCATGCACAGCGTGCGGCATCGCGCCGTACCACGCCCCCAGGAGACGCGAGTGACCGACCCGGTAACCGAGCTGAGCGACCGGCTCCGCGACCGCATCCTCAACGCCCTGCACCTGGGCCTCCTCCACCCCGGAGACCGCCTCCCCAGCATCCGCGCCCTGTGGCGCGAGATGGGGGTGGACCACCGGGTGGTGGCGCAGGCCTACCGCACCCTGGAAGACGAGGGGCTGGTGGAGGTCCGCGGGCGCTCCGGCGTGTACCTGGCGCCGCAGGACCAGCTGGGCGGCGAGCTGCTGGCGGAGACGGCGCGGTGGATGGCCGGGGTGCTGGTGGAGGCGTGGAAGCGCCGGATGACGGTGCACGAGGTCCCGGAGCTGATCCGCCGCTGCACCACCACCGCGCGCATCCGGTGCGCGGTAGTGGAGAGCAACGAGGACCAGATGACCGCCTACTGCCACGAGCTCTCCAACGACTTCGGGCTGGACCCGGTGCCGGTGCGGATCTCGCCCGTCCCCCTCCCCCGCCCCGACCGCTCGGTGGAGTTCCACGGAGTGGAGGACGCCCTGCGCGCCGTGCACATGGTGGTCACCACGAGCTACCACTCGCGCCTGGTGCGCAAGGCCGCGGAGAACGTGGGGATCCCCGCCGTCACGCTGACGGTGAACTCCGAGGTGGTCGACACCGTGCAGCGCCGCCTGCGCGAGAGCGGGGTGACGATCGTGGCCGTTGAGGCCGAGTTCGGCAACCGCATGCGCGCCATGTACACCGACCTCATCGAGCGCCCCGAGCAGCTCCGCGTCGTCCTGGCCGACGACCCTGAAGCGGTGGCCGCGCTGGACCCGCGCGAGCCG
The sequence above is a segment of the Longimicrobium sp. genome. Coding sequences within it:
- a CDS encoding glycosyl hydrolase family 8, with the translated sequence MHYRHIVPAALALVAALSACQDGELMGPAMRGGPPAAPRLLASGASSNYAYTCHRSIAPNQATANQRLDELYADWKTKYVRTAGAGKRVLATMNADTSRTFSEGQGYGMLLAAYFGDKPVFDGLWAYAKSYSNPARGHTLMPWEILSNGTVPGAGDFATDGDEDIAFALLVADFRWGGYKTDATALINALLTYGVEADNTINAGPWATNDDVNPSYFDPAYYKAFAIYTGNSRWNDVAARSHVVLNNIETFKAGRRLLPDWSTVSGDTAVHRDSAQDHRYGYDAVRVPWRMAKDAVWNCDPDARARLDRMNALWTEKGGVSGIRDEYTLEGAEVNPTWHSDTFNAMAAAGSIVSPNRTFVEAFYTDAADVPSWDVGYFPDHLRLLGLLLATGNMPHPFYTLVESFESGQMTGWRGYAGTGSTATATVVAPGGRSSRYAVKLDYAISSYGGLIREYTTSQDWRYHAGIRFRFKGSGTGNWIQVELQDNRGPDPITGASETFIWGFTDNQTTWREITIPWTAFTRNSWQATGAPNDGLTLSQVWGLAFTPGGTGSFQVDEVALTKW
- a CDS encoding hemolysin family protein yields the protein MGELLTVAIVLALVVANGLFVAAEFAIVGVPRVAIERRAAAGDRVARTVLGILRDNRRRDRFIATAQLGITVASLGLGMYGEHKLAEWIGRGLHSAGAGEWRWLPAHSLASVLAVIILTYLHIVLGEMIPKSIALQRSERTVLWVTPVLLLVQRITLLLIIVLSFLGNALLRRFGINRAGLQPEQVRTPEELQYIIRESEAGGMLRRDTANVVQELLELGDLTAGEVMVPRVRITGLPVGASFEQVTRIVRSTPHTRYPIYAESLDNIVGMVHIKDLFHRLRQGRAVHANDARPVPYVPETADIDTVLHAMRTARTQLAVVMDEHGGTAGIVTIEDLFEEVVGEIEEGLHTRPEVFRDEEGRVVAQGTVRLDEVGDFLGVVLEHEEVDTVSGLVLAELERPPLVGDTVEYDGVCFEVTEVEGHGVRQVVVTAVRPPLPGPPV
- a CDS encoding hemolysin family protein, which encodes MLGPFFVICILVVLTAFYVAAEFAAVSVRKGRIRQSAEDGDALSVRLLPILEDPVKLDRYISASQMGITLTSLLVGAFAQATIAVRLAPIFEGWGWFGRAGSISAATIVVLVVLTSAQMVLSELVPKYLALARPTEVARFTVLPMTWSLRAFSFFLNILNASAAFVLRRVGLEAVGHGHIHSPEEIDLLIAESRDGGLLEPDEHRRLRRALQLGIRPARHLMVPRQEIAAVDLDTPVEEAMKIMGASPYTRLPVYRGDIDHFVGLLHTRDLFVRRLDPTPLASLAPLVRPILSVPENVTAEALLARMREGRSHQALVLDEFGGVSGLVTLDDVLTEVMGGIADEFKGEDPGPEVLSDGRVRLPGYLRLDEVEPWIGVLLEGESDTLGGRVTEELGRVPDPGAQVTIDGVALEVEAVEHHAVTWVVATPLVPLRPHDEDADG
- a CDS encoding GntR family transcriptional regulator: MTDPVTELSDRLRDRILNALHLGLLHPGDRLPSIRALWREMGVDHRVVAQAYRTLEDEGLVEVRGRSGVYLAPQDQLGGELLAETARWMAGVLVEAWKRRMTVHEVPELIRRCTTTARIRCAVVESNEDQMTAYCHELSNDFGLDPVPVRISPVPLPRPDRSVEFHGVEDALRAVHMVVTTSYHSRLVRKAAENVGIPAVTLTVNSEVVDTVQRRLRESGVTIVAVEAEFGNRMRAMYTDLIERPEQLRVVLADDPEAVAALDPREPVMLTRAARARLGEVRLPLLVPHSPTLSPQTARELLGLLIRLNVEASGTGARGIEGSADN